The Polyangium aurulentum genomic interval CGGTAGCGTCGGGCAAGGCCTAGGAGCGCGGTCGCGCGTAGACGTCGCGGCGGTCGGGGACGTGCTGGCCGGCGGCGAGCCACCAGGTGCCGTCGCGGCGCACGAGGACGAAGAGGGCGAGCTCGTCGAAGGAGCCGGGAACGCCAGGCTCGGGCTCGCCCGATTCGCGCGTCGTCGCGAGACGACGAACGTACGCGACCGCCACGTCGGGCGTCGGAAAGCGCGCGTGCTCGACGACGTAGCGTGACGCGCCCGGCACCGGCTTGATCCCGGCGAACATCTTCGTGTGAATGGCATGAATGGCGTCGTAGCCGTCGACGACCGCACCGAACGGGCTTCCCCAGAGCACGTCCGCCGAGAAACGAGCATTGAACCGATCCGCATCGGCCGCATCGATGGCTGCCTGCAGCTCCGCGACGAACTCGGTGACGGGCGACGCGTCGCGTGACGACGATTCGGCCAGCGCAGGGCGCACGTCCTCGCGGCCGGCCGCGAGCGCGCTCGACCACCAGACGAGCTCGTCCAGCATGGCCTTGGCGCTGGGCTGCAGGTGGGCGATATCGGCCAGGTTCTGCCCCTTCCTCGCCGCCATGAAGTCCGCGCCCTGGATATGAACGCCCGTCCGGGTGGGCGCCATCTGCAGCTCGACGAAGATGAGGCGGAGCTGCTCCACGGCGCGCGCGGCGCCGACGCCTCCATAGCCGACGCAGGCAGCGGCCTTCCGGTTCCACTCCGGATAGGCGTAGTCGAGCGCGTTCTTGAGCACGCCGGACGGAGCGCGATTGTACTCGGCGGTGACGAAGACGTAGCCATCGAATTCCGCCACCTTCTTTTGCCAGCGCCGGGCGACCTCGCTCTTGCTGGGCACCCAGGCGTTCGAGCCCGCCTCGTCGAAGAAGGGCATCGGGAAGTCGCGCAGGTCGACGAGCTCGGCCTCGAGGTCGTCTCGTCGTGCCGCCATGTCGAAGATCCACTGCGCAGGCTTGTCACCGAAGCGGCCTTCGCGGGTGGTGCCGATGATGATGCCGATCTTGGGCTTGGTCATGACGCCTCTCATGACAACGAGGCGCGGCTCGTGAGGCCGCAGCACCAACGTGTTGGCAAGATGGTATCCTATTGGCATGCTCTTGGCCGAGCGCGCGCCCCGGTCCCACAATGCCTACCGGACCCTTGAATCGGAACGAGGAGAGAGCATGACGACAAAGGCAGAGAGGGTGCTGGTGATCGGCGTCGTGGCCGAGGTCAACCGGCAGGTGGTCGACGGGTTGAAGGCGCTCGGATTCTCTGCGGTGGGCTCCATCGCGCCATCGACGGCGGCGACGGACTTCCACGCCCGTGATTTCGATCTCATCGCCATGGGAGGCGGCGTGGACGCCGCGACGCGCCGTCGCCTCCGCGAGGCCTTCGAGGAGCAAAACAAGGACGTGCTGCTGCTGGATGGCTTCGCCCCCGTCGCAGTGCAGCAGATCGCCTGGACATTACGTGGATCTCGTGACGGGGGAAGTCATGCGAGCGACTTCTCCGTCGAGGATCGCGGAGAGAAGCTCGAGGCGCGGGTGACGACGCGAAGAGACTGCCGGCTGCGCCTCGACGTCTACCGGTCCCGCGGCACCAATCAATGGGACGTCGTGCGCGTCGCCGAGGCCTCCGTGACCGCCGGCGCGCATGGATTCGAGATCGACAAGGAGATCACCCGTGACGCGCTGATGCTGGTCCTCACCCTGAATGAGGAAGAGCACCTCCTTCATCGACTGATGCCGCGCCCGTGAACGTCTCGGGAGCGGCGCCGCAGGCTCAGTGAAAGCCTTCGGCCGTGAGCGCCGCGCGGACGGCAGGGCGCGCGGAGAGCCGCTCGAGGTACGCGCCAAGCGCGCCGGGCAGATCGACCCGCAGCAGGTGTCGATACGTTCGCAGCGCGAAGTATGCATAAGCGTCGAGGATGGTGAACGCGTCGCCGTGGAGGAACGGGCGATCGCCGAGCGCCTCGGCGAGCAGTGCGACGCGGCCAGCGAGGCGCTCGGCAGCCCAGCGCTTCGACTCCTCGCCAACGTTCGGCATCAGGGTGAACGGCGCGAAGCCCTTGTGCAGCTCGGTGGCGATGAACTGCAACCATTCGTCGAAGCGAACCCGCACGAGATCGCCGCGCGGCGGTGCAAGCTTGGCCTGGGGCCAGGTGTCGGCGATGTAGTTCAGCAAGACCGCAGTCTCGGTCAGCAAATTGCCGTCCGGAAGCAGCAGCGCGGGCACATAACCCTTGGGGTTCAAGCGCGTGAAATCGTCGCCGTCCGCGGTCTTCTTGCTCCTCAGGTCGACGCGGGCGAGCTCGAACGTCGCGCCGGCCTCGCGAAGCGCGACGTGCGGCGCGAGCGAGCAGACCCCTGGCGTGTAGAAAAGCTTCATCGTCTCGGTCATGCCCGCAGTCTAGGCAGCCGACGCGCCTTGAACAATGACGACAGATTGATCACTCTGTCCAGCGACATGAACAGCCGCCCCGACTTCGCCGCCATCGAAGCCTTCGCTCGCGTCGCCGAGACGGGCAGTTTCCGCGCCGCCGCCCTCGCTCTGTCCGCGCCGGTGTCGACCGTCAGCGTGCAGGTCCGTCGTCTCGAGCGGCGCCTCGGCGCCCGGCTGCTCGAGCGCACGACACGGCGCGTCCGCCTGACCGAGGAGGGGCGTGAGTACCTCGAAAAGGTGCACGCCGGGCTCGACGCGATCGCCGAGGCGGAGCGCACGGTGTCGTCGCGCGGCAGCGAGGCCCGCGGGCGCCTGCATGTCGCGGCGCCTGTCGAGTTCGGGCAGGCGGTGCTCGGGCGCGTGCTCGGGCGATACGCGAAGGAGCATCCGGGCGTCGCTGTCGACGTCGAGCTCGTCTCCGAGCGCGTCGATCCGGTGCGCGACGGCTTCGACGTCGTGATCGAGGCCGAGCCGTGCGACAGCGCGTCGCTCGTGGCGCGCAAGCTCGGCGCGCCCTCGCGGCGTCGCCTCGTTGCCAGCGCGGAATACCTCGCGCGTCACGGCGTCCCGGCGCACCCGCGCGAGCTGGCGCGGCACACGTGCCTGGTGATGGGCACCCGGCGCGAGGCGGTCACGTGGCGCTTCACCCGCGGCGGCACGAAGCTGTCGATCGTGCACCGGCACGCGACCGCGAATAGCTGGGCGCTGCTGCGTGACCTCACCGTCGCGGGCTGCGGGATCTGCTGCCTGCCGGATTACCTGGCCGCGCCAGCGATCTCCGATGGCAAGGTCGAGGAGGTGCTCGCGGCGTACGCAATGCCCGCCGAGCAGATGTACGCGGTGTATCCCCGCAGCCAGCACGTGCCCGCGCGCCTGAGCACCTTCGTCGCGGTGCTGCGCGACTTCCTCGAGGTTTGGCCGGGCTGCCTACCCAAGCCGCCCCCGCGGACGTCCGCGGGGTGCGCTTGAGGGGCGCTCCGTGTGAATGAAATCAGGCGGAGCCTCCCTCGCAGCGGAAGCTCGCCAGCAGCGGCAGGTGGTCCGATAGCGTATTCCATGGTTTCCCGCGAAAGCAGGAAGCGCTCTCGAGCTCGCAGCCTCGGAAATAGATGCGATCGAGGTGGAAGATCGGAAAGCGGCTAGGGAACGTCCGCGCGTAGTGACGGTGCGCGACACGGAACGCCTCGCGCATCGAGAGCCCCTCGACCAGCTCGCGCGAGATCTGCCGGCGCCAGTCGTTGAAATCGCCCGCGACGAAGAGCGGCGCCTCCGCTGGCACGCTGTTCTCGACATACGTGCGAAGGCGTCGCGCCTGCTCCCGCCGCTCCCCCTGCGACAGCCCGAGGTGGATCCCCATCACGTGCACAGGTTGCTCGCCCAGGGCGCGCACCGTCACGTGCAGGATCCCGCGCGGCTCGGCCCGTCCGACCGTGATGTTCTCGTTCCGCCAGCTCAGAATGGGAAATCGGCTGAGGACGGCGTTGCCGTGGAAGTGCGTCGTGAAGACGGCATTCGTCCCGTACGCATGGTGGGGCCAGACTTCGTCGGCCACCTCCTCGAGCTGGGACCGGAGCCGCCCTGGGCTGCTTCCCGCCTGGAGGTCGAGGCTGCTTCCAGCGACCTCCTGGAGGACGACGATGTCCGCGTCGAGCTCGCGGATCGCGGACCGGAGCACGGCAAGCGTGAGGCGATTGCGGCTCACCGTTATCCCTTGGTGGATATTGTAGGACAGAAGCCGTAGGCGCGACGCTTGCATGACGGTCGTTCTAGCAGGTAACCTTGTGCGGAAAGCTTGTATACTACAAGAACGGAGAAACGCGTGGCGGATCTCCTCGTCCTCCCGGGCCTCCGTCATCATCGACGCGGCGGATTACTTCGCCGCCTTCGCGGAGGCGGCCCAGCGCGCGCGCCACTCGATTCTCATCCTCGGCTGGGACATCCAGTCGAACGTGAAGCTGTGGCCGGATGGCGCGGATCGCGGGGTCCCGGATGAGCTCGCCGACTTCCTGGGCGCCCTCACCCGCCGCAGGCCCGAGCTCCACGTGCGGCTGCTCTGCTGGGAGGGCGCTGTCATCTACAAGTTCGAGCGCGAGCCGGACGAGGAGAGAAAGGGGCGCTTCAACGCCCACCCGCGCGTCGACTTCCGCTTCGCCAGCCTTCCCCCCGTCGGGGCCGCCCGCCACGAGAAGCTCGTCGTCATCGACGATCGCGTCGCCTTCGCGGGCGGCATCGATCTCGCGCGCGATCGGTGGGACACGTCCGAGCATCTCGCGCGGGATCCGCGCCGGGTGAACCCGCTCGGGGAGGCGTATCGCCCATTCCACGACGTCCAGCTCGTCGTCGATGGCGACGCCGCGCGGTCGCTCGGCGATCACGCGCGCGAGCAGTGGCGCAAGGTGACGGGCGAGTCGCTCGAGCCCGTCGAGATCCACGCCGAAGACGCCTGGCCGCCCTCGGTCACGCCCGATTTCCGCGACGTCTCAATCGGGATCTCCCGGTCGGATCCCCGCTTCGGCTCGAGACGCCCCGTCTGCGAGATCCTCACCTTCTTCGAGGACGCGATCGCCTCGGCCCGCCGCTCCATTTTCATCGAGTGCGAATACCTCACCTCGGGGGCCATCATCGAGGCGCTCTCGAAGCGCCTGCGCGACCGCAACGGCCCGGAGATCCTGGTGGTCGCGCCCGCCCGCGCGAGCGGATGGCTCGAGCAGACGACGATGGGGATCCTGCGCGAGCGCGCCCTGCGCCGGCTGCGGGCCGAGGATCGCCACGGCCGCCTCCACCTGTATTACCCGACGGTGCCCGGCCTCGGGCAGGATTACATCTATCTCCACTCGAAGGTCCTCATCGTCGACGATCACCTGCTGCACGTCGGCTCCGCGAACTTGAGCAACCGGTCCATGGGCGTCGATACCGAGCTCGATCTCACGATCGAGGGGCGTATCGAGGCGCGCGCCGTGCGCGAGCGGCTCCTCGCCGAGCACCTCGGCACGACGCCCGACGCGGTCCGGCAGGAGACGGAGCAGCGCGGCTCCATCGTCGCGGCCGTCGAGGCGCTTCGCGGCGGCGACAGGACGCTCGTTCCCATCGCGGCCGAGGCCACGCCGCTCCTCTGCACGATCGTCCCCGACGCGGTCGATCCGCGCTATCCCATCGACCTGGTCGGCATCGTGTCCGATCACGCGCCGCAGCGCGCCCCTGGCTCGCGCGTGGCGCTCGTCAAAGCGATCCTCCCGTGGGTCCTCTTCATCGGGGCGGCGCTCGCCTGGCAGCTCACGCCGCTCAAGCAATCGCTCAATCTCCAGGCGCTCGACCAGGTCGCGAGGTTTCTCGACGAGACGCCGCTCGCCCCGGCGCTCATCATCGGCGCCTTCGTCGCGGGCGGGCTCGTCTTCTTCCCGCTCAACGCGCTCGTCGTCGCGACCGCGCTCCTCTTCGCGCCGCCCCTGAGCGCGCTTTACGCCCTCGTGGGCTCGATGTGCAGCGCGCTCGCTCTTTACGGGATCGGCAAGGCGCTCCATCTCGAGCTCATCCAGCGGCTCCTGGGAAGCCGCTTCGGGAAGCTCCGCGGCGCGCTCGAGCGCCATGGGGTCATCGCCATCATGACGCTGCGGCTCATCCCGATCGTCCCGTTCTCGCTCTTCAATCTCGCGTGCGGCGGGGTGGGCGTGCGGCTCCGCGATTACGCGCTGGGGACCTTCCTCGGCCTGTTGCCGGGGGTGCTCCTCGTCACCTCGGTGAGCGGCGCCGTGCGCGCCTTCGTCGAGGGCGGCAATCCCCTCACGATCGTCTTCATCGCGCTCTTCCTCGGTATCGCGGTGCTCGCGTTCTACGCGCTGGAGCGTATCAGCCGGACCGGGAGGCCGGGCGCCCATTGAGCTGAGGCGAGGTCAACTCCCCTTGCAGACGTCGGCGCAGGTGCTCGTCGCATCGACGCACGCGGAGGACGCGCAATCCCCATCGAAGGAGCAGGGCGCGCCGCCAGCGCCGAGCGGCGCGCACGTGGCGCCATTGCACGCCATGCCGGCCACGCAGTCTCCGTCCGACGCGCATGGACCGCCCGCCTGCTCGCGCGGCTGACACGTATCATCCTGGGCGCAGCGAAGCTCCTCCTGGCAATCGGAGCTTCCCTTGCACGACCCGCCCACGGCGAGCCGCGGCGCGCACGTCCCCGCGTCGGGCGCCGCGGGCTGGTCGCACCGGAGCGCCGCCTCGCAGTCGAACGGCGACGAGCATGGCTCTCCGACCGCCGCCCTCGCTGTGCACGCCGACGTCATCTGCCCGTTCGCGTCGGTGGTGCGCAGGCACCTGTCCCGTGCGCAGTCCCAGTTCGTGCCGCAGGTCTCGCCCTCGGGTACGGAGCCGTCCCACGCATCGGGGCAGGACGGCGTGAACTCTCCGTTCACCCCCAGAACCACGCCCAGGATCTCGATTTCGGCGCAGGGGGCCGCGGCCACCTCGGCGAGGCACGCCTCCCCCTTTTCCGGGACGAAGGTGCCCTTCACGTCGCCTCCGCCGTTGATGGCAACGAAAATCGCTTCGAGGTCCGAGGCGCACGCGTCGGCGGAGCTCGCGTCCAGGCCGTGCGCGGCCCGGGTCGCCGCGTCGCAGCACGCGAACGTGCGGTTGCAGAGTGCCTTCGTATACCTGGAGAGGAAATCGCTGCCTGCCGGCTCCGAGCCTCCGCTGCTCGCCGGCTTCTCGTCGTCCTCGCATCCGGGCACGGCGAACATCGCGACGGCCGATAGGAGCGTCGCGAGCAAGACAGATCGATGCGTGCGCATGAAGAACCTCCTCGGTCCGATCTTATAGGGATCGCCGGAGGCAAGCTAGAGCTCGGAGCATTCCCGCTCGGCTCCACCGCCGTCTCGATGGGTTTTCTTGGCCCCCGAACTGGCCCACGTGCACGATCTTCCCTTCCAGTGACGCGGGGCGTCCAGTCCGCGTGGAGGGTCTGCCATGTACATCGAGCGATTCGAAAGATGGGCACGGATCTGCTTTCTGGTTGCAGCAGTCGGCGGTTGCACGAAGGTCACGACGCCCGACATCGAAGAGGACACGCCCGAAGCGGCATCCCCTGCCCCCGTTGCCTCGCCCTTTCATCGGGCGGTGGGCGCAGCCATCCCGAGTGAGATCACGCTCCAGTGGGTCGAGGCCTACCAGCGTCGACACCCGAGCGAGGTGCGGTCGCATTTCTTCGGTCGCGATGTCCTCGAGCTGCTGCTCTCGCTGCCCGATTGCGAGGGCATTTCGCTGCAACGCGGGCTGAACGACGCGGGCGAGGCGGTGCTGGTGCTGGTGCCGCTCGATCGTGAGGGCCGGCGCTTGCCCGGCGATGCCTCGCTCGACGCGGCGCACAGCGCGACAGGCTTTTTCTCCGTCGATGCGGGTATGGTCTGCCCTCCGTTTTGCCCCAAGGACGAGCCATCGGACGCCTCGCTCTTGAATCGGACCGTGGGGGCGCCCATCTCCGGGACCACGGCGCTGCGCTGGGTCGACGCCTACCAGAAGCGCTACCCGCGCGAGGTGCGGTCGCACTTCTTCGGCCGTGATGCGTTCGAAGCATTGCTTTCGCGCCCCGGTTGCGAGGGCGTGTCGATGCAGCGGGCGATCGATGACAAGGACAGGCAGACCCTCGTGCTGGTGCCGCTGGATCGAAAAGGCGAGCTCCTCCCCGACGACGAGGCGCTCACCGCCGGGTTCGTGGACCAAGAACCCGAAGCAGGGTTCTTCACGGTCGACACCGGCATGACTTGCCCCCCCAGTTGCCCAAACCCTGAAGAGCACCGGGCGACCGTGCCGGCGCACCTGCCGCGCCCTGACCATCGATCCTCCCCCCACCGATGCTCCTCCATCGGTCCCCCCATGATCGATCCTCCCCCCACCGATGATCCACCATCGGTCCCCCCATGCTCGATCCTCCCCCGACCGATGCTCCACCATCGGTCCTCCCATGTTCGATCATCCCCTCACCGATGATCGTCCTCCCCCGACCGTTGGTCATCTTGCCCAGGGCCCTTACTGCAGGCTGTAGCCTGCAGGGGTGCAGGCTGTAGCCTGCAGTCACATTTCCTCAGCGATTGCCACGACTTGCCCCGCGCACCGCAAGATTGCGACGCCGAGGTGCAGGCTGCAACCAGCAGTTGAAAACCTGCTCATGTGGCCGCGCCAACCCTGCCTGCGCGAAAAACCGCGGGAATCTCGTCGATGCCCCACCTGGCATTCTTCTCGCAAAGGGCTCTCCGTGAACAGCGCGCGTCGCCGGTGTCGAGGTAGCGCCGGCGGCAACCGCCCCGAGGGGAGCTGCAATGCGCCGCTCCCACAGGAGGAGTCCATGAAGCCGAACAAGAAGATCAAGGCCGGCGACAAGCCCGTCCCCGAGGCCGATTTCGACGATACCATCGCGCAGAACCGCGCCTTGCCGCTGGTGGACGTGGCGGCCGTGCCGCGGCCGCCCCTCGGATACCGGGCGACGGACCCCGAGGTGCGCAACCGCCGCCTGCGCAAGGTCGCGGCCGAGCACCGGGCCGAGGCGCTCGACGCGCTCGCGGAGGCGGCGGGGCGCGACATGCCCAACGAGCTCGGCAAGTATGCGCCCGACCCGGAGCGAGCGGCGGCGATGGCCGAGCGGCTGGCACGCGCAGGAGGGCTGGTGACGGTCGCCCAGGCGCTGCTCGCTTATGCGCGCGAGATGGATCAGATTGCGCTGAGCGACGCGATTCTCTTGCTGGAGCAGGTGCACCGCGAGCTATCGCATGCGGCCGAGCACGAGCCTTTACTCGCGGAGCATTACCCCGCGCTGCGGACGCTCTTCGAGGCCCGCCGCGAGGCCATCGCAGAGGGGCGAGCGCGCGCGGCGCGGGAGGCGGAGGTGGCGCCGGCGGAGGCTTGAGCACGGCTCTCCGAGCGCGGGCGGAGGCGGGGGCGGGGGCGCGCGCGCTCGGTCCGTGGCATGAATCGAACGGCGTGGCGCGGCTGCCCTTGCGGTTCCGGCCGGCTTGACGATTGCGTCTGCCTCAGCCGAGCGCAGCGCGAGAGCGACGCCATTGCTCGACGTTCTCGATGGAAGCATACGGGTGAAGCATCGCCCGGTCGAACGGCTCGAAGGGAGCGCCTTCCGCGAGGCGGCGCGGCCAGTCCGGGTTCGCGAGCGCGCCCCGCCCGATGGAGACGAGGTCCGCGTGCCCGCCCTCGATGACGCGCGCCGAGAGCGCCGGGTCGTCCAGTCCTCCATTGGCGATGACAGGGAGCTCGCCGACGTGCCTGGCGATCTCGGTGAGGGAGACGCCTCCCGGGAGCTGCGCGCCCTGGCGCCAGCCCCGCCCCTCGCCCGCCACGTGAAGGTAATCGGCCCCCGCGTCGCGGAGCGCCGCGAAAATGACCTTCCCGTCCTCGGCGCCGCCCGGCCAGCGATAGGTGAAATCGTTCACCTTCGCCTGTGAGACGCGGGTTCCGATCAAGAGCCCGCTTCCCACGACCCCCCGCATCGCGCGCACGGCGTCGGCCGCGAAGCGAATGCGGTTCTCCACGGGCCCGCCGTACGGGTCGGTACGCGTATTCGTGTACGTCGTGAGGAACTGGTCGAAGAGATACCCGTTCGCCGCGTGGAGCTCGACCCCGTCGAAGCCCACGTCCCGCGCGCGGACGGCGGCGCGCGCGAACCCGTCGAGCACGTCGCGGATATCGTCCTCGTTCATCGCCCGCGGCGTCGCATAGGGGCCGCTCCCGCCGTACTCGGGCAGCTTCTCGCCCTTCGGCTGGACGGCGGAGGGGCCGATCGTCTCCCCCCGGTGCCGGTTCCCCTGAGAAAGCGCGCCCGCGTGCATGAGCTGCACGATGATCTTCGCGCCCGCCGCGTGCACGGCGTCGACGATCGGGCGCCACGCGGCGGCCTGCGCGTCGGTCGCGAGGCCCGGCTGGTCTGCGTACCCCTGGCTATGGGCGAGGTCGGGGTAGGTCCCCTCCGTGATCACGAGGCCGAATCCCCCTTCGGCGAAGGCCGCGTAATAGCGCCGCATCGCCTCGGTCGGGACGCCGTCGCCGGCCGTGCTCACGCGCGACATCGGCGCGACGACGAGGCGATTCGAGAGGCGCAGCGCGCCGATGGACGTCGACGAGAGCGCGGGGTGGAGGGCGGCTGCGGTGGAGCGGTTCGTCATCATCATGCCCAAACCATGCGTCGCCGATTTCGATCGAACAATCGTCGCTTTTGTTGACGCATCGTTCACGATCCGTGAACAGTCTCCCTCGATGGATCGTCTTCGCGCGCTCGCTTGGTACTGCAAGGTGGTCGAGTCCCGCGGCATCTCCGAGGCCGCGCGCGCGCTCGGCGTCTCGAAGGCGGTGGTCAGCAAGTACGTCACCGCGCTCGAGGAGGAGCTCAACGCCCGGCTGCTCCACCGGACGACGCGCGCGGTCCGCCCCACGGCGACGGGGCGCGCCGTGTACGAGCGCGCGCGGACCGTGCTCGAGGACATGCGATCGCTCGAAGCCGCGGCCAGGGCCGAGCGCGCCGAGCCCGCGGGGACGCTGCGCGTGACCGCCCCGGTCGCCTTCGGGCTCACGGGCTTCGGCGAGCTCGTCGCCGCATTCGCGCGCGCGCACCCGGCGGTGCGCGTCGAGATCGCGCTCACCGACCGCTACGTGCGGCTCGCCGACGAGGGATTCGACGTGGCCATTCGCATCGCGAAGCGGCTCGACGACGAGGACGTGCTCGCCGTCCGCCTCGCGACGACGCGCATGCTCGTCTGCGCCGCACCTGCATACCTCGCGCGCGCAGGGCGCCCTCGGGCGCCGCAAGATCTCGCCGACCACGCGTGCATCGCGTATGCGCCTGCGGGGACGAGCGGCCGCGTCGCCTGGCACGTCGCCGGCCCCTCGGGGGACGAGCGTGTCTGGATCGAGCCTGTGCTGCGCGCCGACAGCAGCGTGCTGCTGCGCGACGCGACGCGGGCGGGGCTGGGGATTGCGGTTCTTCTCTCGTTCGTGGTCGAGCCCGATCTGCGCTCCGGCGCGCTCGTCGAGCTCTTCGCCGGCGCGGAGGAGCGCACGGTCTTTGCCGTCTACCCCGCGCCGCTGCACGCATCCGCGAAGGTCCGCGCATTCGTGCGCGCGCTCCAGCAGAGCCACCAAGCAGGCCCACCCGACCGCACCGCGTAGCCCGCGAGGGGCTCGCGGTCACGGCTCATTCGACCTCGAAGGCGCCCAGGTCCGGCGCCTTGCCGGAGAACGGGAACATGGGGCCGTCGGTCGAGCCGGCATCGATGAACTGGCTCCCGGGGGCGAGCCTCAGGAAATCGGTCGCCGGGAGGCTGCCATCGGGATTGCGGGGCGCCTTCGCCAGCGAGCGATCGAAGCTCACGAAGTCTGCGTCCGTGGCCCCTTCGAATGCGTTCGTCGTCTGGGTGCCGACGGGCTCGTCGCTCGACTTTCGCTTGTGCGAGATGTTGTTGATGAACGTGTGAAAGCCTCCCTCGCCGAACGCAAAGTTCATGGTGCCGTTCAGCCAGCCCGTGCAGTTCTTCACGGTGATATTTCCGACGTTGTTGTTCTCGTCGAAGCCGCGGACCTTGTTCCCGAAGGCGACCGATCGCGTGATGATGTGGTCGGAGGCGAGCCCGCTGTCCCCGCCCATCTTGAAGCCGTTGCCGTTCCCCATGTACGGGACGGGCGGGGGCTGGCTCATGTAGCCGCCCGATTGGTATCCGTTATCGAACGCCCAGCACTGATCCATGAGCACCGGCTTCAGGGGCTTGCCATTGCGGTTGAAGAGGTCCCAGCCGTCGTCGGAGTTGTTCCACGCGCGGCAGCCGTGGAACTCGTTCCCTTCGCCGACGTTCAGCTTCGGGGCAAACCCATCGGCGTCGCCGCCGTCGGGCGGATCGAAGTTGCTGTACGAGTCACAGTTGATGACCTTGTTGTACGACGGCCACTCCTCGACAGGGGTCAGCTTCTCGCCCAGCCTCCCACCGAGCTGCAACCCCGAGTCCCGGTTGTTGTGGAAGACGCAGTGCTCGATGGTGTTGTGGTGGCCCGCGATGAACAGGCCGTTATCGCCTGCGTTGGCGATCTCGATCCTCTTGAAGTGCCAGTAGTTGCCGATCAGCTCGACGCCGCGCGGGCTCGCCGGGTCCCCTTTCTTGTAATACTGGTCCTTGAAGTCGATCACGACCTTCTCGCCGGGGTAACCGAAGAGGCGCTTCGGGTCGTTCGCCGTGCCATCGTTCCCGAATTCGATCTTCACGGTCGGCAGGTACAGGTACACGCCCCCGCGCATGAAGATCGTTTGCCCCGGCTTCACCATGGTGACCGCTTTATAGAGCGTGGTGGGCGCCTCCAGGGTCCCCGGGTTGCTCTCGAGCCCGTCGGGGGCGACGTAGATATCGCCGTCGGAGGGCGACGGCTCCACACTGCCGCCGCCCGAGCCGCCCGTTCCCGAGCCGCCCGTTCCCGAGCCGCCCATTCCCGCGCCGCCCGTTCCCCCGCCGCCGGTCTCTGCGCCGCCCGTCCCTGCCCCGCCCGTCCCTGCCCCGCCGCTGCCTACCGTGCTGCCTCCGGATCCATGGCTCGTCGTGTTTCCGCCGCCTGAGGTCGTTGCATCACCGCCGGTGGGCGCAGAGCCGGCGCCGCCAGACGTTTCGCCAGCCTGGTTGTCCGGCCCGCCGCTGCCGCCGCACGCGACGGAGGATATGATCATGAAGCCGGCGCAGAGCCGGGCGAGGGAGATTGAGCGCATTGGTTTTTCCTCTCAGTAGAGCGGGTCGTCCTTACAGCCGAAAATCACGCCGACGAGCTCGGCGCCGCCGTTCTTCACCGTCTCGCAGGCGGCGCCGTGGAGCTCGATGCCCTTCATATCGGGGCCGGTGTAGTTCCAGCCCTCGGTCCCCGTGGTATCCTGCTCGACCTGCTGGTCACCGATGAACACGCCCACGTGGTCCGGGTTCGGCGGCGGCTCGCTCAGCGGGAAGAGGCACGAGGCGGCGTTCCCGGTGATCGTTTGCATTGCCGTGACGAGCTGGTCCTTGGTGGCGGCGATGTAGAACTTGGGAGCGAGGGGATCCGGGTCGACGCGCGGCTCGAGCCCCGCGATCGCGACCTCGTTGAGGGCCTTGACCTTGCTCGCGCTCGACGCGACGCCGACCA includes:
- a CDS encoding SgcJ/EcaC family oxidoreductase, translating into MRPALAESSSRDASPVTEFVAELQAAIDAADADRFNARFSADVLWGSPFGAVVDGYDAIHAIHTKMFAGIKPVPGASRYVVEHARFPTPDVAVAYVRRLATTRESGEPEPGVPGSFDELALFVLVRRDGTWWLAAGQHVPDRRDVYARPRS
- the gstA gene encoding glutathione transferase GstA; the protein is MTETMKLFYTPGVCSLAPHVALREAGATFELARVDLRSKKTADGDDFTRLNPKGYVPALLLPDGNLLTETAVLLNYIADTWPQAKLAPPRGDLVRVRFDEWLQFIATELHKGFAPFTLMPNVGEESKRWAAERLAGRVALLAEALGDRPFLHGDAFTILDAYAYFALRTYRHLLRVDLPGALGAYLERLSARPAVRAALTAEGFH
- a CDS encoding LysR family transcriptional regulator, whose translation is MNSRPDFAAIEAFARVAETGSFRAAALALSAPVSTVSVQVRRLERRLGARLLERTTRRVRLTEEGREYLEKVHAGLDAIAEAERTVSSRGSEARGRLHVAAPVEFGQAVLGRVLGRYAKEHPGVAVDVELVSERVDPVRDGFDVVIEAEPCDSASLVARKLGAPSRRRLVASAEYLARHGVPAHPRELARHTCLVMGTRREAVTWRFTRGGTKLSIVHRHATANSWALLRDLTVAGCGICCLPDYLAAPAISDGKVEEVLAAYAMPAEQMYAVYPRSQHVPARLSTFVAVLRDFLEVWPGCLPKPPPRTSAGCA
- a CDS encoding endonuclease/exonuclease/phosphatase family protein; this translates as MMTEAREDEEIRHAFLRSCSIQAFRTRLPARTTVMQASRLRLLSYNIHQGITVSRNRLTLAVLRSAIRELDADIVVLQEVAGSSLDLQAGSSPGRLRSQLEEVADEVWPHHAYGTNAVFTTHFHGNAVLSRFPILSWRNENITVGRAEPRGILHVTVRALGEQPVHVMGIHLGLSQGERREQARRLRTYVENSVPAEAPLFVAGDFNDWRRQISRELVEGLSMREAFRVAHRHYARTFPSRFPIFHLDRIYFRGCELESASCFRGKPWNTLSDHLPLLASFRCEGGSA
- a CDS encoding VTT domain-containing protein, whose amino-acid sequence is MRKACILQERRNAWRISSSSRASVIIDAADYFAAFAEAAQRARHSILILGWDIQSNVKLWPDGADRGVPDELADFLGALTRRRPELHVRLLCWEGAVIYKFEREPDEERKGRFNAHPRVDFRFASLPPVGAARHEKLVVIDDRVAFAGGIDLARDRWDTSEHLARDPRRVNPLGEAYRPFHDVQLVVDGDAARSLGDHAREQWRKVTGESLEPVEIHAEDAWPPSVTPDFRDVSIGISRSDPRFGSRRPVCEILTFFEDAIASARRSIFIECEYLTSGAIIEALSKRLRDRNGPEILVVAPARASGWLEQTTMGILRERALRRLRAEDRHGRLHLYYPTVPGLGQDYIYLHSKVLIVDDHLLHVGSANLSNRSMGVDTELDLTIEGRIEARAVRERLLAEHLGTTPDAVRQETEQRGSIVAAVEALRGGDRTLVPIAAEATPLLCTIVPDAVDPRYPIDLVGIVSDHAPQRAPGSRVALVKAILPWVLFIGAALAWQLTPLKQSLNLQALDQVARFLDETPLAPALIIGAFVAGGLVFFPLNALVVATALLFAPPLSALYALVGSMCSALALYGIGKALHLELIQRLLGSRFGKLRGALERHGVIAIMTLRLIPIVPFSLFNLACGGVGVRLRDYALGTFLGLLPGVLLVTSVSGAVRAFVEGGNPLTIVFIALFLGIAVLAFYALERISRTGRPGAH
- a CDS encoding NADH:flavin oxidoreductase, whose product is MMTNRSTAAALHPALSSTSIGALRLSNRLVVAPMSRVSTAGDGVPTEAMRRYYAAFAEGGFGLVITEGTYPDLAHSQGYADQPGLATDAQAAAWRPIVDAVHAAGAKIIVQLMHAGALSQGNRHRGETIGPSAVQPKGEKLPEYGGSGPYATPRAMNEDDIRDVLDGFARAAVRARDVGFDGVELHAANGYLFDQFLTTYTNTRTDPYGGPVENRIRFAADAVRAMRGVVGSGLLIGTRVSQAKVNDFTYRWPGGAEDGKVIFAALRDAGADYLHVAGEGRGWRQGAQLPGGVSLTEIARHVGELPVIANGGLDDPALSARVIEGGHADLVSIGRGALANPDWPRRLAEGAPFEPFDRAMLHPYASIENVEQWRRSRAALG